One genomic segment of Burkholderia pyrrocinia includes these proteins:
- a CDS encoding RelA/SpoT family protein, translating to MSTTPSSASADSTTEVTAQSPARQYIDAVLEQSFRHLFGPTATPEQPRKHGVVSIAKLTAALAEYLPPDEIKEVKAAFHFSDEAHLGQYRQSGEPYITHPVAVAEICAGWKLDAQAVMAALLHDVMEDQGVTKSELAERFGPKVAELVDGLSKLDKMEFRSREEAQAENFRKMLLAMARDVRVILVKLADRLHNMRTLGAVPMEKRRRVARETLDIYAPIAHRLGLNNTYRELQDMSFANFNPHRYATLEKAVKAARGNRREVISKILEAAQRAMADAKIDAEITGREKTIYSVYRKMRDKQLSFSQVLDVYGFRVVVESALDCYTCIGALHALYKPVPGKFKDYIAIPKINGYQSLHTTLVGPFGAPIEFQVRTRKMHEIAEAGVAAHWLYKNGSADLSDVQKRAHQWLKSLLDIQSEAGDSSEFLEHVKIDLFPDAVYVFTPKSKIMALPRGATALDFAYSIHSDLGNQCVAVKINNELLPLRTELKSGDIVEVITAPYSKPNPAWLGFVRTGKARSAIRHYLKTMRLNESVQLGERLVDQSLKGYGLALADVAPEVWEKLVQWTGNKSRQEIFADIGLGRRVAAVMAKRIEVLMSGRDADDDLPKSERHPAHHAPPVVITGTEGMSVQLSACCRPIPGDAIMGYIGIGLGMAIHTTDCRVAQRIHRRDPGRWIDVEWAPQPGRLFDVAVKALVKNTKGIFARVAADITSADANIVHIAMDEDLTHESTVLRFVIQVSDRVHLANVMRRVRTNPDVMRIMRERSTDDGAHARHDGGMRIERERQDY from the coding sequence ATGAGCACCACCCCATCGTCCGCCTCCGCGGATTCGACCACCGAAGTCACGGCCCAGTCGCCTGCGCGCCAGTACATCGACGCGGTCCTCGAACAGTCCTTCCGGCATCTGTTCGGGCCGACCGCCACTCCGGAGCAGCCGCGCAAGCACGGCGTCGTTTCGATCGCGAAACTGACCGCCGCGCTTGCCGAGTATCTTCCTCCGGACGAAATCAAAGAGGTCAAGGCGGCGTTCCACTTCAGCGACGAAGCCCACCTCGGTCAATATCGCCAGAGCGGCGAACCCTACATCACCCATCCCGTCGCCGTCGCGGAAATCTGCGCCGGCTGGAAGCTCGACGCGCAGGCCGTGATGGCCGCGTTGCTGCACGACGTGATGGAAGACCAGGGCGTGACCAAGAGCGAGCTGGCCGAACGGTTCGGCCCGAAGGTCGCCGAACTGGTCGACGGCCTGTCGAAGCTCGACAAGATGGAATTCCGCAGCCGCGAGGAAGCGCAGGCGGAAAACTTCCGCAAGATGCTGCTCGCGATGGCGCGCGACGTGCGGGTCATTCTCGTCAAGCTCGCCGACCGCCTGCACAACATGCGCACGCTCGGTGCGGTGCCGATGGAAAAGCGCCGCCGCGTGGCGCGGGAAACGCTCGACATCTACGCGCCGATCGCGCACCGGCTCGGGTTGAACAACACGTATCGCGAGCTGCAGGACATGAGCTTCGCGAACTTCAACCCGCATCGCTACGCGACGCTCGAGAAGGCCGTGAAGGCCGCGCGCGGCAACCGCCGCGAAGTGATCAGCAAGATCCTCGAGGCCGCGCAGCGCGCGATGGCCGACGCGAAGATCGACGCCGAGATCACCGGCCGCGAAAAGACCATCTACAGCGTCTACCGCAAGATGCGCGACAAGCAGTTGTCGTTCTCGCAGGTGCTCGACGTGTACGGCTTTCGCGTCGTCGTCGAGAGCGCGCTCGACTGCTACACATGCATCGGCGCGCTGCACGCGCTGTACAAGCCGGTGCCCGGCAAGTTCAAGGACTACATCGCGATCCCGAAGATCAACGGCTATCAGTCGCTGCACACGACGCTCGTCGGCCCGTTCGGTGCGCCGATCGAGTTTCAGGTGCGTACGCGCAAGATGCACGAGATTGCCGAGGCCGGCGTGGCCGCGCACTGGCTGTACAAGAACGGCAGTGCGGATCTCAGCGACGTGCAGAAGCGCGCGCACCAGTGGCTGAAATCGTTGCTCGACATCCAGAGCGAAGCAGGCGATTCGAGCGAATTCCTCGAGCACGTGAAGATCGACCTGTTCCCCGACGCGGTCTACGTGTTCACGCCGAAGTCGAAGATCATGGCGCTGCCGCGCGGCGCGACGGCGCTCGATTTCGCGTATTCGATCCACAGCGATCTCGGCAACCAGTGCGTGGCCGTGAAGATCAACAACGAGCTGCTGCCGCTGCGCACCGAGCTGAAGAGCGGCGACATCGTCGAGGTGATCACCGCGCCGTACTCGAAGCCGAACCCTGCATGGCTCGGCTTCGTGCGTACCGGCAAGGCGCGCTCGGCGATTCGTCACTACCTGAAGACGATGCGCCTGAACGAATCCGTGCAGCTCGGCGAGCGGCTCGTCGACCAGAGCCTGAAGGGCTATGGTCTCGCGCTGGCCGACGTTGCGCCGGAAGTGTGGGAAAAGCTCGTGCAGTGGACCGGCAACAAGAGCCGTCAGGAAATCTTCGCGGACATCGGCCTCGGCCGCCGCGTCGCCGCGGTGATGGCCAAGCGCATCGAGGTGCTGATGAGCGGCCGCGACGCGGACGACGACCTGCCGAAGTCCGAGCGGCATCCGGCGCATCATGCGCCGCCGGTCGTGATTACCGGCACCGAAGGGATGTCCGTGCAGTTGTCGGCATGCTGCCGGCCGATTCCGGGCGACGCGATCATGGGCTACATCGGCATCGGCCTGGGGATGGCGATTCATACGACCGATTGCCGCGTCGCGCAGCGCATCCATCGCCGCGATCCGGGCCGCTGGATCGACGTCGAATGGGCGCCGCAGCCAGGCCGCCTGTTCGATGTCGCGGTGAAGGCGCTCGTGAAGAACACGAAGGGCATCTTTGCGCGCGTCGCGGCGGACATCACGTCGGCCGACGCGAACATCGTTCATATTGCGATGGACGAGGATCTGACGCACGAATCGACGGTGCTGCGCTTCGTGATCCAGGTCAGCGACCGCGTGCATCTCGCGAACGTGATGCGGCGCGTGCGAACCAATCCGGACGTGATGCGGATCATGCGCGAGCGTTCGACCGACGACGGCGCGCACGCGCGCCACGACGGCGGCATGCGCATCGAGCGCGAGCGGCAGGATTATTGA
- the rpoZ gene encoding DNA-directed RNA polymerase subunit omega, giving the protein MARITVEDCLKQIPNRFELALAATYRARQLAQGHTPKIESRDKPTVVALREIAAGHVGVEMLKKVPV; this is encoded by the coding sequence ATGGCTCGCATTACCGTCGAAGACTGCCTGAAGCAGATCCCGAACCGCTTCGAACTGGCGCTCGCCGCCACCTATCGCGCGCGGCAGCTCGCGCAAGGCCATACGCCGAAGATCGAAAGCCGCGACAAGCCGACCGTTGTCGCGCTGCGCGAGATCGCCGCCGGCCACGTCGGCGTCGAGATGCTCAAGAAGGTGCCGGTGTAA
- the gmk gene encoding guanylate kinase — MTQPTHDGHAAHSLHGGVYPGNLFMVVAPSGAGKSTLVNALLSKDSDICLSISYTTRKPRPGEQDGQHYHFTTVEDFRARHAAHEFLESAEVHGNYYGTSRVWIEEQMKNGHDVLLEIDWQGALQVKKQFRNAVGIFILPPSLDALEERLKKRGQDEPNVITRRLLAAGSEIAHASEAEYVVINENFERALAELECIVAATRLRFASQYARHTELFIELGIHLPHAE, encoded by the coding sequence ATGACCCAACCCACCCACGACGGCCACGCCGCGCATTCGCTGCACGGCGGCGTTTATCCCGGCAACCTGTTCATGGTCGTCGCGCCGTCGGGCGCCGGCAAGTCGACGCTCGTGAATGCGCTGCTGTCGAAGGACAGCGACATCTGCCTGTCGATCTCGTACACGACGCGCAAGCCGCGCCCGGGCGAACAGGACGGCCAGCATTACCACTTCACGACCGTCGAGGATTTCCGCGCGCGTCACGCGGCGCACGAATTCCTCGAGAGTGCGGAAGTGCACGGCAACTACTACGGCACGTCGCGCGTCTGGATCGAAGAGCAGATGAAGAACGGCCACGACGTGCTGCTCGAGATCGACTGGCAGGGCGCGCTGCAGGTGAAGAAGCAGTTCCGCAACGCGGTCGGCATCTTCATCCTGCCGCCGTCGCTCGACGCGCTCGAGGAGCGTTTGAAGAAGCGCGGCCAGGACGAACCGAACGTGATCACGCGGCGCTTGCTGGCTGCCGGCAGCGAGATCGCGCACGCGTCGGAAGCGGAATACGTGGTGATCAACGAGAATTTCGAGCGTGCGCTCGCGGAGCTCGAATGCATCGTCGCGGCGACGCGCCTGCGCTTCGCTTCGCAGTACGCGCGACACACGGAGCTGTTCATCGAGCTCGGCATCCATCTGCCCCACGCGGAATGA
- a CDS encoding YicC/YloC family endoribonuclease, translated as MIYSMTGYASATRELATATGNGGTSVSVELRTVNSRFLDLNFRMPDDVRACEPALREMLMNKLSRGKVDVRINLQRGEQSIGAGALNQSALGQLADLERAVLDSFPGVGRLRAGEILRWPGVIAESGVSADAIRDAVLACGKEAIGELVVVRSREGAQLATMLLSNVAEMEAIVARITPLVPELIAKHQQKIVERLQEALGIAAPEGSAPIVTREEAAERIRQEVTMYGIRIDIAEELSRLTAHLNETRHVIEKGGRVGKRLDFMMQELNREANTLGSKAAAKELADASMALKLLIEQMREQVQNLE; from the coding sequence ATGATCTACAGCATGACGGGCTACGCGAGCGCAACGCGCGAACTCGCGACGGCCACCGGCAACGGCGGCACCAGCGTGTCGGTCGAACTGCGCACCGTGAACTCGCGCTTCCTCGACCTGAATTTCCGGATGCCGGACGACGTGCGCGCGTGCGAACCCGCGCTGCGCGAAATGCTGATGAACAAGCTGTCGCGCGGCAAGGTCGACGTGCGCATCAACCTGCAGCGCGGCGAACAGAGCATCGGCGCGGGCGCGCTGAACCAGTCGGCGCTCGGCCAGCTTGCCGATCTCGAGCGCGCGGTGCTCGACTCGTTCCCGGGCGTCGGCCGCCTGCGCGCGGGCGAGATCCTGCGTTGGCCCGGCGTGATCGCGGAAAGCGGCGTGTCGGCCGACGCGATCCGCGACGCGGTGCTCGCGTGCGGCAAGGAAGCGATCGGCGAGCTCGTCGTCGTGCGTTCGCGCGAAGGCGCGCAACTGGCGACGATGCTGCTGTCGAACGTCGCCGAGATGGAAGCGATCGTCGCGCGCATCACGCCGCTCGTGCCGGAGCTGATCGCGAAGCATCAGCAGAAGATCGTCGAGCGGCTGCAGGAAGCGCTCGGCATCGCGGCGCCGGAAGGCAGCGCGCCGATCGTGACGCGCGAGGAAGCCGCGGAGCGCATTCGTCAGGAAGTGACGATGTACGGGATCCGGATCGACATCGCGGAAGAGCTGTCGCGGCTCACCGCGCACCTGAACGAAACGCGCCATGTGATCGAGAAGGGCGGCCGCGTCGGCAAGCGTCTCGATTTCATGATGCAGGAACTGAATCGCGAAGCGAACACGCTCGGCTCGAAGGCGGCGGCGAAGGAACTGGCCGACGCGTCGATGGCGCTGAAGCTGCTGATCGAGCAGATGCGCGAGCAAGTGCAAAACCTGGAGTAA
- the rph gene encoding ribonuclease PH: MTSSLSRPSGRRADELRKVALTRHYTKHAEGSVLVEFGDTKVLCTASVAERVPEFLRDRGQGWLTAEYGMLPRATHTRSDREAARGKQTGRTQEIQRLIGRALRAVFDLEALGPRTIHIDCDVIQADGGTRTASITGAFVAAHDAVSKLIAAGKLTRSPITDHVAAISVGVYEGAPVLDLDYAEDSQCDTDMNVVMTGAGGFVEVQGTAEGVPFSRAEMDALLDLAQGGIAELVQLQKDVLGAGDA; this comes from the coding sequence ATGACGTCCTCCCTTTCCCGCCCGAGCGGCCGCCGCGCCGACGAACTGCGCAAGGTCGCCCTCACGCGCCACTACACGAAACACGCCGAAGGCTCCGTACTGGTCGAATTCGGCGACACCAAGGTGCTCTGCACCGCGAGCGTCGCGGAACGCGTGCCCGAATTCCTGCGCGACCGCGGGCAAGGCTGGCTGACCGCCGAGTACGGCATGCTGCCGCGCGCGACGCACACGCGCAGCGACCGCGAAGCCGCGCGCGGCAAGCAGACGGGCCGCACGCAGGAAATTCAGCGCCTGATCGGCCGCGCGCTGCGCGCGGTGTTCGATCTCGAGGCACTCGGCCCGCGCACGATCCACATCGACTGCGACGTGATCCAGGCCGACGGCGGCACGCGCACGGCCAGCATCACCGGCGCATTCGTCGCCGCGCACGACGCCGTGTCGAAGCTGATCGCGGCCGGCAAGCTCACGCGCTCGCCGATCACCGACCACGTCGCCGCGATCTCGGTCGGCGTGTACGAAGGCGCGCCGGTGCTCGACCTCGACTACGCGGAAGATTCGCAGTGCGACACCGACATGAACGTCGTGATGACGGGCGCCGGCGGCTTCGTCGAAGTCCAGGGCACGGCCGAAGGCGTGCCGTTCTCGCGCGCCGAGATGGACGCGCTGCTCGACCTCGCGCAGGGCGGGATCGCCGAGCTCGTGCAGTTGCAGAAGGACGTCCTGGGCGCCGGCGATGCCTGA
- the rdgB gene encoding RdgB/HAM1 family non-canonical purine NTP pyrophosphatase, translating into MPDDRTIAPLSRIVLASNNPGKLREFTALFATVGIEIVPQGDLAVPEAEEPFGTFIENALTKARHASRLTGLPAIADDSGLCVPVLRGAPGVYSARYAQRAGRDKGDAANNAYLVEQLRGVDDRRAYYCCVLALVRHADDPEPLFAEGRWAGEIVDTPRGEHGFGYDPYFYLPSLGATAAELEPAVKNTHSHRALALKALLARLAEEA; encoded by the coding sequence ATGCCTGACGATCGCACCATCGCGCCGCTGTCGCGCATCGTTCTCGCGTCGAACAACCCCGGCAAGCTGCGCGAATTCACCGCGCTGTTCGCGACGGTCGGCATCGAGATCGTCCCGCAGGGCGACCTTGCCGTGCCCGAGGCGGAAGAGCCGTTCGGCACGTTCATCGAGAACGCGCTGACGAAGGCGCGGCATGCATCGCGGCTCACCGGGCTGCCGGCCATCGCCGACGATTCCGGCCTGTGCGTGCCCGTGCTGCGCGGCGCGCCGGGCGTCTATTCGGCGCGCTATGCGCAGCGCGCGGGTCGCGACAAGGGCGACGCGGCGAACAACGCGTATCTCGTCGAGCAGTTGCGCGGCGTCGACGACCGGCGCGCATACTATTGCTGCGTGCTCGCGCTCGTGCGCCATGCGGACGATCCCGAGCCGCTGTTCGCCGAAGGGCGCTGGGCGGGCGAAATTGTCGACACGCCGCGCGGCGAGCACGGATTCGGCTACGACCCGTATTTCTACCTGCCGTCGCTCGGCGCGACGGCAGCCGAACTCGAGCCGGCCGTGAAAAACACGCACAGCCATCGCGCGCTTGCGCTGAAGGCGCTGCTTGCGCGGCTCGCGGAGGAAGCATGA
- the hemW gene encoding radical SAM family heme chaperone HemW, producing the protein MSQAAETGARVVATFTSPGQVRLTSLPPLALYVHFPWCVRKCPYCDFNSHEWKGERFPETEYLDALRADLEQALPLVWGRQVHTVFIGGGTPSLLSAAGLDRMLSDVRALLPLDADAEITLEANPGTFEAAKFAQFRASGVNRLSVGIQSFNEAHLKALGRIHDTAQARAAVEIAAKNFDNFNLDLMFALPNQTLDECRTDIETALSFAPPHLSLYHLTLEPNTLFAKFPPVVPDDDASADMQEWIHARTAEAGYGRYEVSAYAKPNHQCKHNLNYWRFGDYLGIGAGAHTKLSFPNRILRQARYKHPATFIEQAMAGTAVQEEREVGARDLPFEFMLNTLRLVEGFPVHSFAERTGLPMSTIEPALKEAERRGLIARDFAQIAPTPLGQRFLNDLQELFLRDD; encoded by the coding sequence ATGAGCCAGGCCGCGGAAACCGGCGCGCGCGTCGTCGCGACGTTCACGTCGCCCGGACAGGTGCGGCTCACGTCGCTGCCGCCGCTCGCGCTGTACGTGCATTTTCCGTGGTGCGTGCGCAAGTGCCCGTACTGCGATTTCAACTCGCACGAGTGGAAAGGCGAACGGTTCCCGGAAACCGAGTACCTCGACGCGCTGCGTGCCGATCTCGAGCAGGCACTGCCGCTCGTGTGGGGACGGCAGGTGCATACCGTGTTCATCGGCGGCGGCACGCCGAGCCTGCTGTCGGCGGCCGGCCTCGACCGGATGCTGTCCGACGTGCGCGCGCTGCTGCCGCTCGACGCCGATGCCGAGATCACGCTCGAGGCGAATCCGGGCACGTTCGAGGCCGCGAAGTTCGCGCAGTTCCGCGCGAGCGGCGTGAACCGGCTGTCGGTCGGCATCCAGAGCTTCAACGAGGCGCACCTGAAGGCGCTCGGCCGGATTCACGACACCGCGCAGGCGCGCGCGGCCGTCGAGATCGCCGCGAAGAACTTCGACAACTTCAACCTCGACCTGATGTTCGCGCTGCCGAACCAGACGCTCGACGAATGCCGTACCGACATCGAGACCGCGCTGTCGTTCGCGCCGCCGCATCTGTCGCTGTATCACCTGACGCTCGAACCGAACACGCTGTTCGCGAAGTTCCCGCCCGTCGTCCCCGACGACGACGCGTCGGCCGACATGCAGGAATGGATCCACGCGCGCACCGCCGAGGCCGGCTACGGGCGCTACGAGGTGTCCGCTTACGCGAAGCCGAATCATCAGTGCAAGCACAACCTGAACTACTGGCGCTTCGGCGACTATCTCGGGATCGGGGCGGGCGCGCACACGAAGCTGTCGTTCCCGAACCGGATCCTGCGGCAGGCACGCTACAAGCATCCGGCGACCTTCATCGAGCAGGCGATGGCCGGCACGGCCGTGCAGGAAGAGCGTGAAGTCGGCGCGCGCGACCTGCCGTTCGAGTTCATGCTGAATACGCTGCGGCTCGTCGAGGGCTTCCCCGTGCACAGCTTCGCCGAACGCACGGGCCTGCCGATGAGCACGATCGAGCCGGCGCTGAAGGAAGCGGAACGGCGCGGGCTGATCGCGCGCGATTTCGCGCAGATCGCGCCGACGCCGCTTGGCCAGCGTTTCCTCAACGACCTGCAGGAATTGTTCCTGCGCGACGATTGA